Genomic window (Thermoleophilaceae bacterium):
TCCTGCTGATCACGGCCATCGTGGCGGCCGGCTACGGCGTGGAGGTGGGCGGCGTGGGCACCATCGCGATTTGCCTGCTGATCGCCGTGGTGCTGGTCTACCTTGCCGCCCGCGTTGGGGGCGTACGCTGGCCGAAGCGATGACGGTTCTGCACGCAGTCACGATCGGGCATGGGTCCGCGTGGGATCAGACGCAGCCGCTCGAGGGGCAGGAGCTGTGGCCTGAGCATGCCGAGTTCATGGACGCGCTAGTGGACGCGGGCCTGATCGTGCTCGGCGGCCCGCTCGGCGACGGGAGCACGGTGCTGCTCGTGTTCGACGCCGAGCCTGAGGCGATCCGCGAGCGGCTGGCGACCGATCCGTGGCACGAGCGCGAGCTTCTCCGCATCGACAGGATCGAGCCCTGGCAGATCCGGCTCGACGGCCGCACCGGCTAGTCCCAGCGGAAGTATCGGACCGTCAGGAAGAGGCCCACGACGGCCCAGCCAAAAACCACCGCGAGCGCGGTGAGATTGTGCCCCAGTCCCTGGCCGCTGACGATCGCGCCGTGCAGCCCGTCGATCACATGCTTCAGCGGCAGCGATACGGCGATGGCCTTGAACACGAGCGGCAGCGACTTGGTGGAGTAGAAGACGCCGGAGATGAAGATCACCGGCAGGAACACCGCGTTCACGTAGGCGGCGGCGGCGTCGAAGTTCGGGATCACGTGAGCGAACGCGATCCCGAGCGAGCCGAACGCCACCACGCCCAGCACCACGAAGAGCACGAGCTCGAGGTAGTTGTGCGGCCACGAGACGTCGTAGAACACGTGCCCGATCACGATGATCAGCGCCACCTGCACGATCGCGTTCGCCACCGCACTCCCGATCACGCCGCCGAAGTAGGCGATCGGCGGCATCGGCGTGCCGCGGATCCGCTTGAGGATCCCCTGCTCGCGGTTGAACACGAACGTGTAGGTGAGAGCGGTGAACGTCGTGCCGAGCACGGACATGCCCGCGATGCCAGGGATCAGGATGTTCAGCTCCTTCCGATCCGCCCCGAACACCGACGCGATCATGATCAGGAACAGGAACGGAAGCGTGAAGTTGAAGAAGGCCGCGCTCGGATTGCGCCAGAACATCTTTCGCTCGAAACGGAACTGCCTCCAGGTGAGAGCCGCGGTGCTCATTCGCCCTCGGTCTCCTGTTCGGCGGTGAGCTCGAGGTAGACCTCCTCGAGCGTGGGCCGGCTCACGCTGAGCCCCTCGAGCCGCTCGCCGCGCTCGAGCGCATCGCCGGTGAGCCTGTGGAGCAGCTCGGTGGGGTCCTCCGTCTCCATCTCCACGCGCGTGCCGTTCTGCTGGAAGCTCACGCGGTAGCTGCGCGGGCGGTTGGTGAGCTCGGAGGGCGGCCCCTCGGCCACGATCAGCCCCTCCTTCACGATCGCCACGCGGTCGGAGAGCGCCTGCGCCTCGTCCAGGTAGTGGGTGGTGAGGAGGATCGTCTTGCCCAGCCCGCGGAGAGAGCGGATCACGTCCCAGGCGGCGCGGCGGGCGGCCGGATCGAACCCGGTGGTGGGCTCGTCGAGAAAGATCAGGTCGGGATCGCCCACGAGCGCGAGCGCCAGGTCGAGCCGCCGCTGCTGGCCGCCCGAAAGCTGCCCGGCGCGCGCGTTCTCCTTGCCCTGGAGTCCCACCAGCGCGATCGTCTCGTCAGCGTCGCGCGGGCGCGGATACGCGGCGCCGAAGTGCTCCACCGCCTCGCGCACGGTCGCGCGCGGGTAGAAGCCGGAACTCTGCAGCACGATCCCCACGCGCTCCCGCAGCCCGCGTTCGCGGCCGGCCGGGTCGTACCCCAGAACGGCCACGTCGCCGGCGGTCCGCTCGCGATAGCCCTCGAGGATCTCGACCGTGGTGGTCTTGCCGGCTCCGTTGGGGCCGAGCAGCCCGAATACCTCGCCACGCTGGACCGAAAACGACACCCCGCGCACAGCCTCGAGCTCGCCATAGCTCTTGCGGAGGTCGTTCACCTCGATCGCTAATTCCGTCACGGCGTGGACTATGGCAAGCTGGGCGCCGTTGGCCTACGCCTGCATCGACGTCGGCAGCAACACCACACGCCTGCTGGTGGCGGAGCTGAGGGACGGCAGGCTGCGGGAACTCGCGGCGCAGCGGGCTTTCACGCGGCTCGGGAAGTGCGTGCTCGAGGAGGGGGAGCTGTCAGCGCCCAAACTCGCGGAGTGCGCCGCGGTGGTGGCCGCGCAGGCTCAGCTCGCGCGCGACCTGGGCGTGCTCGCGATCGATGTGGTGGGCACGGCGGTGGTGCGCGACGCGCCCAACCGGGCCGCGCTCGAGGCCGCTGTGGAGCACGCCGCCGGGGTGCCGATGCGGGTGCTCACCGGCGAGGAGGAGGCGCGGCTGGCGTTCGCCGGCGTGGTGGGCACGCTCACCGGCCCCGCTGACGGGCGAATCGCGGTGGTGGACGTGGGCGGCTGGTCCACCGAGGTCGTTCTCGGCACGCGGGCCTCGGGGGTTTCCTGGAGCCAGTCGTTCAGGCTGGGGTCGGGGCTCCTCGCGGACGTGTACTTCCACGCCGACCCTCCGGACAGGCGCGAGCTCGCGGCGGTCACGGCGCACGTGAGCGAGGTGCTCGAACCGCTCGACGTGCCGCGCCCCGACCGCGCGCTGGCGGTGGGCGGCAGCGCGGCGTCGGTGCGCCGGATCGTCGGCCGCGAGCTCAGCCGCTATGCGCTCGAGCGCTCGCTCGAGCTGCTGTCACGCTCCACGTGCGAGGAAGTGGCAGCGCGCATCGACCTGCACCCGGAGCGGGTGAGGTTGATGCCGGCGGGGATCGCGATCATGCACGAGCTGTCGCGCAGGCTGGACATCGAGCTCGAGCTCGGGAACGGCGGCCTGCGAGAAGGCGTGGTGCTCGAGCTGGCGGCGCGGACGGGGGAGCTTCGGAGCTAGTCTGCTCAAGTCGGGAGTGCGAATGGGCGATGTGACTCACAGCATGGATGGAGTGAAGGTCGCAGAGCGCCGGGTTCCGCTGTTCGCGCGCATGCCGGTGCTGGTGGGCGTGATGATCGTGGTGGCCGCGGCCGGGATCGGTCTCGTGCTCGCCATGACGGGCGGCGGAGGCTCGAGCGGCGGTCGGGCGGCGGCCGCACACAAGAGCTCGGCGCCGGCCGGCGAGATCGACCTCACTGCCCTCAGCCCTCAGCAGCTCCGGCCGGTGAGCGCGCGCGTTGACAAGTCGAGCGTGCAGCTGCATCCGCAGGTGGTGCGGGTGGCGGGCGTGGGCACCGACGGCTTCACTAGCCCGTCCGCCGACACCGGCACATCGTCGGGCAGCAACGCGCGCGCGGCGTCAGATGCCGAGATCGAGCGCGAGCTGGCCGCCTTCAAGCGTGACCTTCGCTCGGCCTCGGGCGTACCGGTGGGGCAGAGCGCAGGCGTGCAAGCGGACGGCACGGCGGTGGCGCCGCTCGAGGCGCCGAGCGTGGTGGCCGCCGTGATCCAGGCGGGCAACGCCATCGCGCGCACTCCATACAAGTGGGGCGGCGGCCACGGTGCGTGGGCGGACACGGGCTACGACTGCTCGGGCTCCGTCTCGTTCGCCCTGGCGGGCGCAGGCCTGCTCAACACGCCACTCGACTCCACCGCCTTCGAGCACTGGGGCGCCGCGGGACCGGGGCACTGGATCACCGTCTACGCGAACGCGGGGCACGCCTTCATGGTCGTCGCGGGATTGCGCTTCGACACCGGCGGGCTGACCGGTCCCAAGGGCACCCGCTGGCAGCCCACCATGCGCTCCACCGCCGGCTTCGTCGCGCGCCACCCGCCGGGTCTCTAGGCGCCGGCGCCCGCTCCGCCGCGTCCCTCGCCGGCGGCGAAACGGGCCGCGCCGCGCTGCGCGATCTCGTGCAGGGCGAGACCGTTGCGGGCTTCCATCTCGAGTCCCTGCTCGAACGGCATGCCCACTCCCTCGATGGCCGCGAGCCTGTCCGCGAGCATGGTCTCCTGCGGGAAGGAGGCGAGTCCCTCCGCAAGCTCGAGCGCGCGCTCGAGATGCCGCCCGGCGGGCACGAGCTCGGTGATCAGCCCCATGTCGCGCGCCTCGTCGGCGGGCACGAGCCGGCCGGTGAGGATGATGTCGAGCGCGCGGCCGAGGCCGACGATGCGGGGCAGCCGCTGAGTGCCGCCGTCCACGAGCGGCACGCCCCAGCGGCGCTCAGGGAAGCCGAGCACCGAGCCCTCGGCCGCGATCCGCAGGTCGCACCACAGCGCCAGCTCGAGCCCGCCCGCAAGGCACCATCCGGAGATGGCGGCGATGGTGGGCTTGGTCGCGATGCGACGGGTGAAGCCCAGGGGTCCGCCGGAGGCGGCCAGGCGCGGCCCGAGGGTATCGATCGCCTTGAGGTCGGCGCCGGCGCAGAACGAGATGCCGCCCGCGCCGGTGAGGATGAGCACGCGCGCCTCGTCGTCTGACTCGAAGCGGTGGTAGCCCTCGGCGAGCATGTCGGCCGTGGGTCCGTCCACCGCATTCCGGCGCTCCGGGCGGTCGATCGTGAGCACAGCGGCGGCGCCGACGCGCTCGTAGGTCACCGGATCCCGGGCCATCGCGCCGCTGCCGACCGGGAGCTACCAGCCGGCGAGCTGCCGGCGCTGCGCGGCCTTCTTCTCTTCCTTGCGCCTGTCGAGCGCGCCCTGCAGCGCGCTGGCGAGGATCACGAACAACGTGAAGCCCACCACCAGGCCGAGGCCGATGAAGGCCACAACCTTGTCGTTGGTCTCGCCGTAGAGGCCCTGCCCGTTGTCGCTCGCGAACGCGCTGGCGGCGAACACGAGGCTGGCGATGGTGAACAGCGCGGTTGTGGCGAGCACACGAAGTCGCATCGCGCGGAACCTTACCGGGTAACCTCGCGGGCCATGAACGAGGGCGACCTCACCTGCTTCGTCGAGATCCCCAAGGGCAGCCGGAACAAGTACGAGTACGACGTGCGGACGGGCGAGATCAAGCTCGACCGCTTCCTCTTCTCGTCGATGGTCTATCCGACCGACTACGGCTTCATCCCGGACACCCTCGCCCTCGACGGCGACCCGCTCGACGCCATGGTGTGCGTGTCCGAGGCCACCTTCCCGGGCTGCGTGATTCCGGTCAAGCCGATCGCGCTGTTCAAGATGGAGGACGACAAGGGGATCGACGACAAGATCCTCTGCGTGCCTCTGCAGGACCCGGCGTGGAACACGCTCAACGTGCTCGAGGACCTGCCCAAGCAGCTGCGTGACGAGATCGAGCACTTCTTCTCCGTCTACAAGGACCTCGAGCAGAAGAAGGTGCGCGTGGACGGGTGGTACTCGCGCGAGGACGCGCTGGAGGAGATCCAGGCGGCGCGGGCGCGTTGCGCCGAGTCGCGCTCCGACGACGGCGGCTAACCTCGGGTTTGCCGTGCGTGCTCTGCGGAACTTCGCAATCCTCGCGCTGATAGCGCTGGCGCTCGTGCTGCTGCCGGGCGGCGGGCCGACGGTGAGCGTGATCCTCACCGTGCTGGGCGCGGCGTTCCTGATCGCGCTCGGGTTCTTCCTGCTGCAGCTCTACCGGGAGAACCGCTGGACGCTCGACTCGATGGAGACGCTGTACCGGGTTGTGCTGTACGCGTCCATCGGGCTGGCGTTTCTCACCTTTGCCGGCTACCAGAAGCTGTGGCAGGGCGGGGACGCGTCGGGGAAGGTCGTGTGGATCGCACTGCTGGCCTTGGCGGGGTACGGCGTGTTCTGGTCGTGGGCGCAGGCCCGCCGCATGAGCTGAGCTTTTTACTTTCCCGTAGCTGAGTTGTAACGCGGGCGTCTTGTCCCGTTACGCGGCGCTCGGCAGTTTGTTCCGCCATGCGAAGCGAGCGCGGTCAGGCGACTGTGGAGCTGGTGGCGGCGATACCGGCGCTGGTGCTTGCGTGCGTCTTTGCGTGGGAGCTGGTGCTGGCCGGCCATGCGGCCTGGGTGGCGGCGCATGCCGCGCGCGCGGGTGCGCGGGCGGAGGCGGTGGGGCGGGATGCGCGGGCGGCGGCTCGCACCGTGGCTCGCTCTGCGTCGGTGTCGTTGGTCGGCGGTGGACGTGTGCGCGTTCGCGTGCCCGTTCCGCTGCTGGTTCCCGGCTGGAACAGCGCAATAAGGGTGTCGGCAACGGCGGGGCTGTGAGGGCGTCGCGCGGCCAGGCGAGCGTGGAGGTGGTGGCGGCGGTGCCGCTGCTGATGATGCTCGCGCTCGTGGTGTTCCAGCTGCTGGCGCTCGGCTACTCGGCGGTGCTGGCGGGGGATGCGGCGGAGGCGGGCGCTTTGGCGCTTGCGGGCGGCGCGGATGCGCGGGTGGCGGCGCGTTCTGCTCTGCCCGGCTGGTCACGTGCGCGGATGAGCGTGGCGGTCGATGGCGATGTGGTGCGGGTGGCGCTGCGGCCCCCGTCGCCGCTGGCGGTGGTGGGGCGGCGACTGGCGGTGCATGCCTCGGCCGTGGTGGGGAGCGCGCGGTGAACCGCCTGGGCATGCTGATGTCACAGGCGGCCGGATGGCTCCTCGATCCGCCCAGCTCTTCCACGTTCCCGCCGCGGCCGGACGCTGGAACCGACCGGAGTTTTGGGGCCAGGAGCCCCAAAACTCCGGTCGGTTCGGCGGTTGCGGCCCGGACCGTGGTGGCTGTGGTCGGGATCGCGCCCGGCTCCGGCGCGAGCACGCTGGCGCGCGCGCTGGCTGCCACCCTTGCGCGCCGCGACCCCTCCGGCGCCGCGATCCTGATCGCTCGCGGCGAAGACGAGCGACCAGCGCCTGCCGTGCGCGCGGCCTCACGGCTGGCGGGTCGCATCGGCACGGCGGCCGACGCGGTGGGCCGGCTCTGCATCGTCAACGAGGAATCGCCGGAGCTCGCTGGCGTCGCCCCCGTCGTGATCGACGCGCCTTCCGGCGCCGCTTCCTCACTGCTACCGGACCTCACGATCCTGGTCGTACCTGGGGATGCCGAGCCCGCGTTGGCGGAGCTGGCGGCGAAGACGCTTCGCGACCCCGTCACGGTGGTCAATCGCGCATCGGACTCCGGGCGCTGGGACGGGCGCGCGTTCGCCGAGCTACCGCACTCCCGCAGCGCGGCCTGGCTGGCAGCGGCGGGCTGGGAGCCGCGCGGCGCATTCGGCGCCGCCATCTCGAAAATTGCCGACGCGTGCGAGGAGGCCGCGTGCGCCTGAGGCGAGACGAGTCAGGCCAGGCGCTCGTGCTGATCGTCGGCGCGATGGCCGCGCTTGTCACCGGCGCGCTCGTCCTCGGGGCCTTTGGCCAAGCCCTCGGTGCGCGTGGCCACGAGCAGCGGGCCGCCGACCTCGCGGCGATCTCCGCCGCCCGTGCGATGCGCGACGCCTACCCACGCCTGTTCGAGCCGGCGCGGCTCCGCCACGGGATTCCCAACCCGCGTCACCTCTCGGTGGCGCAGTACCTCGCCATTGGACGCGCCGCTGCGGTCGACGGCGCGAAGCGAAACGGCGCGAGGCTCGAGGCCGGGCACGTCACGTTCCCGGACGCCACGTCGTTCGCGCCCGTGCGGGTGAGCGTCGCGCTCACCGACCTTGCGGAGGTGAGCGCGCCCGGGAAGGTCAAGCCCGGGAAGCTCCGCGTCGTCGCGAGAGCGACAGCGGCGCTCACTCCATCCATCGGCGGCGACGCATACGGCAACGCCAGCGGCGGCGGCTACAACGGCCCGCTGGCCTATCGCCAAGGACAGGGCATGCGCCCGGACGTGGCGCCCGCCTTCGACCGAATGGCCGCCGCCGCCAGGAGGGAAGCCGACATCACGCTGCTGGTCGTCAGCGGCTACCGCTCCGACGCCGAGCAGGCGCGCCTCTTCGCCGCCCATCCCGATCCGAAGTGGGTGGCCCCGCCGGGCCAGAGCCTGCACCGCTACGGCACCGAGCTCGACCTCGGGCCCGCCTCCGCATACGCCTGGCTGGCCGCCAACGCGGGCCGCTTCGGCTTCATTAAGAGATACGAGTGGGAGCCGTGGCACTACGGCTACACGCTGAACGCGGGCACGACGTCGGTTGGCTTCGGCGACGGCGCGCGCCTGAGGTCCCTGCCCGCCTTCGTGCCTCCCTCACTGCAGGCGGTCATTTCGGAGGCAGCCCAGCGCTGGAATGTGTCGGGCGCGTTGCTGGCTGCGCAGCTGTACGCGGAGTCGAATTTCAACCCGTTCGCGCAAAGCGGGGCCGGCGCGCAGGGCATCGCGCAGTTCATGCCGGACACGGCGCGGGCGTACGGCATCAAGGACCCGTTCGACCCAGCCCAGTCCATTGACGCCCAGGCGCACCTGATGCGCGACCTCCTTCGCCGTTTCGCGTCGGTCGCGCTCGCCCTGGCCGCCTACAACGCGGGACCGGCACCGGTGGCCGCCTGCGGTTGCATCCCGGCGATCCCCGAGACGCAGGCTTACGTCGCGAAGATCCTCGGCCTGTTGGGCGGGGCCGGCCAGGGGCCGGCGGAGCTGACGGTGCG
Coding sequences:
- a CDS encoding transglycosylase SLT domain-containing protein, coding for MRLRRDESGQALVLIVGAMAALVTGALVLGAFGQALGARGHEQRAADLAAISAARAMRDAYPRLFEPARLRHGIPNPRHLSVAQYLAIGRAAAVDGAKRNGARLEAGHVTFPDATSFAPVRVSVALTDLAEVSAPGKVKPGKLRVVARATAALTPSIGGDAYGNASGGGYNGPLAYRQGQGMRPDVAPAFDRMAAAARREADITLLVVSGYRSDAEQARLFAAHPDPKWVAPPGQSLHRYGTELDLGPASAYAWLAANAGRFGFIKRYEWEPWHYGYTLNAGTTSVGFGDGARLRSLPAFVPPSLQAVISEAAQRWNVSGALLAAQLYAESNFNPFAQSGAGAQGIAQFMPDTARAYGIKDPFDPAQSIDAQAHLMRDLLRRFASVALALAAYNAGPAPVAACGCIPAIPETQAYVAKILGLLGGAGQGPAELTVRLVA
- a CDS encoding inorganic diphosphatase; this translates as MNEGDLTCFVEIPKGSRNKYEYDVRTGEIKLDRFLFSSMVYPTDYGFIPDTLALDGDPLDAMVCVSEATFPGCVIPVKPIALFKMEDDKGIDDKILCVPLQDPAWNTLNVLEDLPKQLRDEIEHFFSVYKDLEQKKVRVDGWYSREDALEEIQAARARCAESRSDDGG
- a CDS encoding TadE/TadG family type IV pilus assembly protein, whose translation is MRSERGQATVELVAAIPALVLACVFAWELVLAGHAAWVAAHAARAGARAEAVGRDARAAARTVARSASVSLVGGGRVRVRVPVPLLVPGWNSAIRVSATAGL
- a CDS encoding ABC transporter permease, whose protein sequence is MSTAALTWRQFRFERKMFWRNPSAAFFNFTLPFLFLIMIASVFGADRKELNILIPGIAGMSVLGTTFTALTYTFVFNREQGILKRIRGTPMPPIAYFGGVIGSAVANAIVQVALIIVIGHVFYDVSWPHNYLELVLFVVLGVVAFGSLGIAFAHVIPNFDAAAAYVNAVFLPVIFISGVFYSTKSLPLVFKAIAVSLPLKHVIDGLHGAIVSGQGLGHNLTALAVVFGWAVVGLFLTVRYFRWD
- a CDS encoding ABC transporter ATP-binding protein; this translates as MTELAIEVNDLRKSYGELEAVRGVSFSVQRGEVFGLLGPNGAGKTTTVEILEGYRERTAGDVAVLGYDPAGRERGLRERVGIVLQSSGFYPRATVREAVEHFGAAYPRPRDADETIALVGLQGKENARAGQLSGGQQRRLDLALALVGDPDLIFLDEPTTGFDPAARRAAWDVIRSLRGLGKTILLTTHYLDEAQALSDRVAIVKEGLIVAEGPPSELTNRPRSYRVSFQQNGTRVEMETEDPTELLHRLTGDALERGERLEGLSVSRPTLEEVYLELTAEQETEGE
- a CDS encoding crotonase/enoyl-CoA hydratase family protein, which produces MARDPVTYERVGAAAVLTIDRPERRNAVDGPTADMLAEGYHRFESDDEARVLILTGAGGISFCAGADLKAIDTLGPRLAASGGPLGFTRRIATKPTIAAISGWCLAGGLELALWCDLRIAAEGSVLGFPERRWGVPLVDGGTQRLPRIVGLGRALDIILTGRLVPADEARDMGLITELVPAGRHLERALELAEGLASFPQETMLADRLAAIEGVGMPFEQGLEMEARNGLALHEIAQRGAARFAAGEGRGGAGAGA